The proteins below are encoded in one region of Brachyspira intermedia PWS/A:
- the aspS gene encoding aspartate--tRNA ligase has product MRFKSAYNGILTKDDIGKEVKLAGWVLRRRDHGGVIFVDLRDRTGFVQIVFNPEISKEAHNDAQDLRSEYVISVEGKIRARSPEMINPKIPTGEIEVMVEKMELLNTSETPPFLLEDDIDTGEDIRLKYRYLDLRRPTVFNNLYKRFQITNAFRKHLSDNGFIDVETPILNKSTPEGARDFLVPSRLNAGDFYALPQSPQIFKQILMIGGFDRYYQIAKCFRDEDLRADRQPEFTQVDIETSFLNTDEFLSIMENVTANIVKDVYGIDLPTPFPRLNYYDAMEMYGSDKPDTRFELKLINVEDAVRGCDFAVFKNALDNKFIIRCLNAKGGEKLSRKDIDDFTKYVGIFGAKGLAWMRVTDKGLESNIVKFFSEENQKKILEVTKAEKGDLLFFVADTPKVTFDALGNLRLKVAEKLNLIDKDKLNFLWVVEFPLFEYDHKEKRISATHHPFTAPVPEDVAILESEPLKVRSDTYDLVLNGNEIGGGGQRIYDSKVQAIIFKLLGIDEEKAKLRFGFLLDALKYGAPPMCGMAYGIDRVVMLLQKQDSIREVIAFPKTQKGQCLMSGCPSTVDADQLEELHLSIEE; this is encoded by the coding sequence ATGCGTTTTAAAAGTGCCTATAATGGTATATTAACAAAAGATGATATCGGTAAAGAAGTTAAGCTAGCCGGCTGGGTTTTAAGAAGAAGAGATCATGGCGGAGTAATATTCGTAGATTTAAGAGACAGAACAGGATTCGTACAAATAGTATTCAATCCTGAAATAAGCAAAGAAGCACATAATGACGCTCAGGATTTAAGAAGCGAATATGTTATCAGTGTAGAAGGTAAAATCAGAGCTAGAAGTCCTGAAATGATTAACCCTAAAATTCCTACTGGTGAAATTGAAGTTATGGTTGAAAAAATGGAGCTTCTTAATACTTCTGAAACTCCTCCTTTCCTACTTGAAGATGATATTGATACTGGTGAAGATATAAGATTAAAATACAGATATTTAGATTTAAGAAGACCTACTGTATTCAATAACTTATATAAAAGATTCCAAATTACTAATGCTTTTAGAAAACATTTATCTGATAATGGTTTTATAGATGTAGAAACTCCTATATTAAATAAAAGTACTCCTGAAGGTGCTAGAGACTTCCTTGTTCCTTCAAGATTAAATGCTGGAGATTTCTATGCATTGCCTCAATCTCCTCAAATATTCAAGCAAATACTTATGATAGGTGGTTTCGACAGATACTATCAAATAGCTAAATGTTTCCGTGATGAGGATTTAAGAGCAGACAGACAGCCTGAATTTACTCAGGTTGATATTGAAACTTCTTTCCTTAATACTGATGAGTTTTTATCTATTATGGAAAATGTTACTGCTAATATAGTTAAAGATGTTTATGGTATTGACTTACCTACTCCATTCCCTAGATTAAATTATTATGATGCTATGGAAATGTACGGAAGCGACAAACCAGACACTAGATTTGAATTAAAACTTATCAATGTTGAAGATGCTGTTAGAGGATGTGATTTTGCAGTATTCAAAAATGCATTAGATAACAAATTTATAATAAGATGTTTGAATGCTAAAGGCGGAGAGAAATTAAGCAGAAAAGATATTGATGACTTTACTAAATATGTTGGTATATTCGGAGCTAAAGGACTTGCTTGGATGAGAGTTACTGATAAAGGACTTGAATCTAACATAGTTAAATTCTTCTCTGAAGAAAATCAAAAGAAAATATTAGAAGTTACTAAAGCAGAAAAAGGCGACTTATTATTCTTCGTTGCTGATACTCCAAAAGTAACATTCGATGCTTTGGGTAATTTAAGATTAAAAGTTGCTGAGAAATTAAACTTAATAGATAAAGATAAATTAAATTTCTTATGGGTAGTAGAGTTCCCATTATTTGAATATGATCATAAAGAGAAGAGAATATCAGCTACTCACCACCCATTCACTGCCCCAGTACCTGAAGATGTTGCTATACTTGAAAGCGAGCCTTTAAAAGTAAGAAGCGATACTTATGACTTGGTATTAAATGGTAATGAAATAGGCGGCGGCGGTCAGCGTATTTATGACAGCAAAGTACAGGCTATAATATTCAAACTTTTAGGCATAGACGAAGAGAAAGCAAAATTGAGATTCGGATTCCTTCTAGATGCTTTAAAATATGGTGCTCCTCCTATGTGCGGTATGGCTTATGGTATAGATAGAGTTGTTATGCTTTTACAAAAACAAGACAGCATAAGAGAAGTTATAGCATTCCCTAAAACTCAAAAAGGACAATGTTTGATGAGCGGATGTCCTTCTACTGTTGATGCTGATCAATTGGAAGAGTTACATTTAAGTATAGAAGAATAA
- a CDS encoding tetratricopeptide repeat protein, translating to MEVNNTNNKYKNNTCIMIILFLLAFGAFSGIYFLHTKNIESRFNKALENYSLNIQTIISNTTIDKTVTTNESENTITINNEFIISEEIANNFKSTFDINTKMLESSMAEIMKNSNDVLSFWFAFLSVIMIVFTFAGIFINNNILSESKENFKYINDLKKDIENYKEKIHNYELSIENLQLKIETETQRKIFELETNSNKFLKEIDEKNNEALNSIDKLKIEFNDSINSIQEKSNQMISDIKEQAQTESEQLIKSIKDKAEEETQKLIEKNNINIEISNLFNSAYQADNNKEYDKAINYYNQIIEMTDDLLKEYDKNSEEYSQYQNNYYIAYNNRGNAKYNLEQYKEAIKDFDKAIELNPNSSKTYYNRGNTKYSLEQYKEAIKDFDKSIELDPNNQDTYNNRGIVKADLNYYKEAIEDFNKSIELDPNCSEAYNNRGTTKLDLGFNEKAIKDFNKAIELNPNNSSAYNNRGNAKNKLGLYKKATKDFNKAIKLNPNNGNAYNNRGNAKNYLKKYKEAIKDFNKAIELNYNQFIAYYNKGISKSYLGLNDEAYNDFIKGYNLADDTSKKEYEQRIIDLAKHNNEAAIKICDKKGWKY from the coding sequence ATGGAAGTTAATAATACAAACAATAAATATAAAAATAATACATGCATAATGATTATATTATTTTTACTTGCTTTTGGAGCATTTTCGGGAATATATTTTTTACATACTAAAAATATAGAAAGCAGATTTAATAAAGCATTAGAAAATTATTCTCTAAATATACAAACTATAATAAGCAATACAACTATAGATAAAACTGTTACAACTAATGAATCAGAAAATACAATTACAATAAATAATGAATTTATAATTAGTGAAGAAATAGCAAATAATTTCAAATCAACTTTCGATATAAATACAAAAATGCTTGAATCCTCAATGGCAGAGATAATGAAAAACTCAAATGATGTTTTAAGTTTTTGGTTTGCATTTTTATCTGTAATAATGATAGTATTCACATTTGCTGGAATATTTATCAATAATAATATTTTATCTGAGAGCAAGGAAAATTTTAAATATATAAATGACCTAAAAAAAGATATTGAAAACTACAAAGAAAAAATTCATAACTATGAACTTAGTATTGAAAATTTACAATTAAAAATTGAGACAGAAACACAAAGAAAAATATTTGAATTAGAAACAAATTCAAATAAATTTTTAAAAGAAATAGATGAAAAAAACAACGAGGCTCTAAATTCAATAGATAAATTAAAAATAGAATTTAATGATTCCATAAACTCAATTCAAGAAAAATCAAATCAAATGATATCAGATATAAAAGAACAAGCACAGACAGAAAGCGAACAATTAATAAAATCAATAAAAGATAAAGCAGAAGAAGAAACCCAAAAACTCATAGAAAAAAATAATATAAATATAGAAATATCAAATTTATTTAATTCAGCCTATCAGGCAGATAATAATAAAGAATATGATAAAGCTATAAATTATTATAATCAAATCATAGAAATGACAGATGATTTATTGAAAGAATATGATAAAAACTCTGAAGAATATTCTCAATACCAAAACAACTACTACATAGCTTATAATAACAGAGGTAATGCCAAATATAATTTAGAACAATATAAAGAAGCTATTAAAGATTTTGATAAAGCTATAGAATTAAATCCCAATAGTTCAAAAACTTATTATAATAGAGGTAACACTAAATATAGTTTAGAACAATATAAAGAAGCTATTAAAGATTTTGACAAATCTATAGAATTAGATCCTAATAATCAAGACACTTACAATAACAGAGGTATTGTTAAAGCGGATTTAAATTACTATAAAGAAGCTATTGAAGATTTTAACAAATCTATAGAATTAGATCCTAATTGTTCAGAAGCTTATAACAATAGAGGGACTACTAAATTAGATTTAGGATTCAACGAAAAAGCTATTAAAGACTTTAATAAAGCTATAGAATTAAACCCTAATAATTCAAGTGCTTATAATAATAGAGGTAATGCTAAAAATAAATTAGGACTATACAAAAAAGCTACTAAAGATTTTAATAAAGCTATAAAATTAAATCCTAATAATGGAAATGCTTATAATAATAGAGGTAATGCTAAAAACTACTTAAAGAAATACAAAGAGGCCATTAAAGATTTCAATAAAGCTATAGAATTAAATTATAATCAATTTATAGCTTATTATAATAAAGGTATTTCCAAGTCCTATTTAGGACTCAATGATGAAGCCTATAATGATTTTATTAAAGGTTATAATTTAGCAGATGATACATCTAAAAAAGAGTACGAACAAAGAATTATTGATTTAGCTAAACACAATAATGAAGCTGCTATAAAAATATGCGATAAAAAGGGTTGGAAGTATTAA
- a CDS encoding HAD family hydrolase, producing the protein MNKLDLVIFDMDGLLLDTETISLAAWKKSFKNYNVNIDVEKLFFSKILGSNENTIKNTIMEISNNNEKLFYDIIKSQIEESFNIVREDGINIKKGANELIKFLNDNNIKKAIASSSIRKKVDLYLEKTNLKKEFDYIVCGDEAESPKPYPHLYNNACSYFNADKNNVIILEDSKNGLLSAKNANIEKRFYIPDLLLLTEEDEKELAYKKFHDLIEVKNYIENNFKYN; encoded by the coding sequence ATGAATAAATTAGATTTGGTAATATTCGATATGGACGGTCTGCTACTTGATACTGAAACTATAAGTTTGGCTGCTTGGAAAAAATCTTTTAAAAATTATAATGTCAATATAGATGTTGAAAAATTGTTTTTCAGTAAAATATTAGGATCAAATGAAAATACAATAAAAAACACAATAATGGAAATTTCAAATAATAATGAAAAATTATTTTATGATATAATTAAAAGCCAAATAGAAGAATCTTTTAATATAGTTAGAGAAGATGGCATCAATATAAAAAAGGGAGCCAATGAATTAATAAAGTTTTTAAATGATAATAATATAAAAAAAGCTATAGCTAGTTCAAGCATAAGAAAAAAAGTTGATTTGTATTTAGAGAAAACTAATTTGAAAAAAGAATTTGATTATATAGTTTGCGGAGATGAAGCAGAATCCCCTAAGCCTTATCCTCATCTATATAATAATGCCTGCAGTTATTTTAATGCTGATAAAAATAATGTAATAATATTAGAAGATTCTAAAAACGGACTTCTATCTGCCAAGAATGCTAATATAGAAAAAAGATTTTATATTCCTGATTTACTTTTATTAACTGAAGAAGATGAAAAAGAATTAGCGTACAAAAAATTTCATGATTTAATAGAAGTAAAAAACTATATAGAAAATAATTTTAAATATAATTAA